One region of Pyramidobacter sp. YE332 genomic DNA includes:
- the secA gene encoding preprotein translocase subunit SecA — protein sequence MFESLKRAMGLDPNENALKRYRRKVEEINALEPRIQALSDEQILGRALEIKADIQNGAGLDGHLAEVFAMAREEAKRKLGLRPFDVQLIGAMALNDANIAEMKTGEGKTLVAPIAVILNAYKGEGVHVVTVNDYLARRDANWMAPLYAAMGLSVAVIYAFMDPEERKKAYRADITYGTNSEFGFDYLRDNMVLQADEMVQRGHSYCIVDEVDSILIDEARTPLIISGPSEDDTGAYMKADQIATQLKGVFKDPNEIEVHSFLLDDKDRPEPDGDFVVDEKEKTVVLTSKGIAKCEQLLKTPGLFSDMAHADMAHKINQALKAHYLFKKDVHYVIKDGEIVIVDEFRGRLMFGRRFSDGLHQAIEAKEHVKVGKESQTLATITIQNYFRMYKKLAGMTGTAATEAEEFKDIYHLGVVVIPTNKPVIRKDWPDQVYRTMDEKFAAVVEEIEKIHAAGRPVLVGTVSVAVSEHVSRLLRARRIPHQVLNARYHEKESAIVAQAGRFNAVTVATNMAGRGTDILLGGNPDFLAREEYRAKNLDPAKDAEKCVAILEQMKVLCAAEKEKVLELGGLCILGTERHESRRIDNQLRGRAGRQGDPGSSRFYLSLEDDLLRLFGSDRIGGMLDKLGMEKGESIEHPLLTRAIENAQKKVEMMHYDVRRQLLLYDNVMNQQREAVYAERSTILGDPEILEHAREIAVSNVDDIIDAAFPEDKEANPVYAANKLRGIYWPGIEKALAGADDRRNVMPAAEKMKEEVSARFDERVDKLEPAVAEGLFRFIALHVLDGAWKEHLLGMDVLRQGIGLRAVGQKDPLMEYQFESFNLFQETMAHVREQITQLFFRVAIVSDEDRLRRAAPAAMREHRGSAPAPSKAAAEDLGFNPQNSRGSYFANYNTGGERPQPVRVKKVGRNDPCPCGSGKKYKNCCGRNL from the coding sequence ATGTTCGAATCACTGAAACGCGCCATGGGGCTCGATCCCAACGAAAACGCCCTGAAGCGCTACCGCAGGAAGGTCGAGGAGATCAACGCGCTCGAGCCGAGGATCCAGGCCTTGAGCGACGAGCAGATCCTGGGCCGCGCCCTGGAGATCAAGGCCGACATTCAGAACGGCGCCGGGCTTGACGGGCATCTGGCGGAAGTTTTCGCGATGGCCCGCGAAGAAGCGAAGCGCAAGCTGGGGCTGCGTCCCTTCGACGTGCAGCTGATCGGCGCCATGGCCCTGAACGACGCCAACATCGCCGAGATGAAGACCGGCGAAGGCAAGACGCTGGTCGCGCCGATCGCCGTGATCCTCAACGCCTACAAGGGCGAGGGCGTGCACGTGGTCACCGTCAACGACTATCTGGCCCGCCGCGACGCCAACTGGATGGCGCCGCTGTACGCCGCCATGGGGCTGAGCGTGGCCGTGATCTACGCCTTCATGGATCCCGAAGAGCGCAAAAAAGCCTACCGGGCCGACATCACCTACGGCACGAACAGCGAGTTCGGCTTCGACTACCTGCGCGACAACATGGTCCTCCAGGCCGACGAGATGGTGCAGCGCGGGCATTCCTACTGCATCGTCGACGAAGTGGACTCCATCCTCATCGACGAAGCCCGCACGCCGCTGATCATCTCCGGCCCTTCCGAGGACGACACCGGCGCCTACATGAAGGCCGATCAGATCGCCACGCAGCTCAAGGGCGTGTTCAAGGACCCCAACGAGATCGAAGTGCACAGCTTTCTGCTCGACGACAAGGACCGTCCCGAGCCGGACGGCGATTTCGTCGTCGACGAAAAGGAAAAGACCGTCGTGCTCACCTCGAAGGGCATCGCCAAGTGCGAGCAGCTCCTCAAGACGCCCGGCCTGTTCTCCGACATGGCGCACGCCGACATGGCCCACAAGATCAATCAGGCGCTCAAGGCCCATTATCTGTTCAAGAAAGACGTGCATTACGTCATCAAGGACGGCGAGATCGTCATCGTCGACGAGTTCCGCGGCCGCCTGATGTTCGGCCGCCGCTTCTCGGACGGACTGCACCAGGCCATCGAGGCCAAGGAACACGTCAAAGTCGGCAAGGAGAGCCAGACTCTCGCCACCATCACGATCCAGAACTACTTCAGGATGTACAAGAAGCTGGCCGGCATGACCGGAACCGCCGCCACCGAGGCCGAGGAGTTCAAGGACATCTATCATCTCGGCGTCGTCGTCATCCCCACCAACAAACCGGTGATCCGCAAGGACTGGCCGGATCAGGTCTACCGCACCATGGACGAGAAATTCGCGGCCGTGGTCGAAGAGATCGAGAAGATCCACGCCGCCGGCCGCCCCGTGCTGGTCGGCACCGTTTCCGTGGCGGTTTCCGAGCACGTCAGCAGGCTGTTGCGCGCTCGCCGCATTCCCCATCAGGTGCTGAACGCCCGCTACCACGAGAAGGAATCGGCCATCGTCGCTCAGGCCGGCCGCTTCAACGCCGTCACCGTCGCCACCAACATGGCCGGCCGCGGCACCGACATCCTGCTGGGCGGCAATCCCGATTTCCTCGCCCGCGAGGAGTACCGCGCCAAAAATCTCGATCCCGCCAAGGACGCGGAGAAGTGCGTGGCCATCCTCGAGCAGATGAAGGTCCTCTGCGCCGCCGAAAAGGAAAAAGTGCTCGAACTGGGCGGCCTCTGCATCCTCGGCACCGAGCGCCACGAGTCGCGCCGCATCGACAATCAGCTGCGCGGCCGCGCCGGCCGTCAGGGCGATCCCGGCAGCTCGCGCTTTTATCTGTCCCTCGAGGACGATTTGCTGCGGCTGTTCGGTTCGGACCGCATCGGCGGCATGCTCGACAAGCTCGGCATGGAGAAAGGCGAATCCATCGAGCATCCGCTGCTGACCCGCGCCATCGAGAACGCCCAGAAGAAAGTGGAAATGATGCACTATGACGTGCGCCGCCAGCTGCTGCTCTACGACAACGTCATGAATCAGCAGCGCGAGGCCGTCTACGCCGAGCGCTCGACCATCCTCGGCGATCCGGAGATCCTCGAGCACGCCCGGGAGATCGCCGTCAGCAACGTTGACGACATCATCGACGCGGCCTTCCCCGAGGACAAGGAAGCCAATCCCGTTTACGCCGCCAACAAGCTGCGCGGCATTTACTGGCCGGGCATCGAGAAGGCGCTGGCCGGAGCCGACGACCGCCGCAACGTCATGCCCGCCGCCGAAAAGATGAAGGAAGAGGTTTCCGCCCGCTTCGACGAGCGGGTCGACAAGCTCGAGCCGGCCGTGGCCGAAGGGCTGTTCCGCTTCATCGCCCTGCACGTGCTCGACGGCGCCTGGAAAGAGCATCTGCTCGGCATGGACGTGCTGCGCCAGGGCATCGGCCTGCGCGCCGTCGGGCAGAAGGACCCGCTCATGGAGTATCAGTTCGAGTCCTTCAACCTGTTTCAGGAGACCATGGCCCACGTGCGCGAGCAGATCACGCAGCTGTTCTTCCGCGTCGCCATCGTCTCCGACGAAGACCGCCTGCGCCGCGCCGCGCCCGCCGCGATGAGGGAACACCGCGGCTCCGCCCCCGCGCCGTCGAAGGCGGCGGCCGAGGACCTGGGCTTCAACCCGCAGAACTCGCGCGGCAGCTACTTTGCGAACTACAATACGGGCGGCGAACGCCCCCAACCGGTGCGCGTCAAGAAAGTCGGACGCAACGATCCCTGCCCCTGCGGCAGCGGCAAGAAGTACAAAAACTGCTGCGGCAGAAACCTCTAG
- a CDS encoding arginine--tRNA ligase, producing the protein MSENTSALKALVWGALEAIAKEKGQDPASLGELHFERPKQENHGDWATNAAMQNCKLLGCKPRDLAGDIVRRIGSDKHIRRVEVAGPGFINFYLSNLWMGDIVRDVLAAGGDYGRVDLGKGRKAQVEFVSANPTGPLHVGHGRGAAVGDVTGNILAFAGWSVEKEYYVNDAGLQMNILGRSTQSRYFELLGHPEKFPFPEESYKGRYIYDIAQEVVDARGEEFLDQPLETSLPFFKTYAAGRILEQIKDELGEFGVTFDNFFSEKSLYDRDLVPAAVRTLKERGHLYEQDEALWFRSTEYGDDKDRVLMRSNGVPTYFTSDIAYHKEKFDRGFERVVDVWGPTITVTCRA; encoded by the coding sequence ATGTCAGAGAACACGAGTGCGCTGAAGGCTCTTGTTTGGGGAGCCCTTGAAGCGATCGCAAAGGAAAAAGGGCAGGATCCCGCTTCGCTGGGCGAGCTCCACTTCGAGCGCCCCAAGCAGGAGAACCACGGCGACTGGGCGACGAACGCCGCCATGCAGAACTGCAAGCTGCTGGGCTGCAAACCGCGCGACCTGGCCGGGGACATCGTGCGCCGCATCGGCTCGGACAAGCACATCCGCCGCGTCGAAGTGGCCGGTCCCGGCTTCATCAATTTCTATCTGTCGAATCTGTGGATGGGCGACATCGTCCGCGACGTGCTGGCGGCCGGCGGCGATTACGGGCGCGTCGATCTCGGCAAAGGGCGGAAAGCGCAGGTCGAGTTCGTCAGCGCCAATCCCACCGGGCCGCTGCACGTCGGTCACGGCCGCGGCGCCGCGGTCGGCGACGTGACGGGCAACATCCTCGCCTTCGCGGGCTGGAGCGTGGAGAAGGAATACTACGTCAACGACGCCGGCCTGCAGATGAACATCCTCGGGCGTTCCACGCAGTCGCGCTATTTCGAACTGCTCGGCCATCCCGAGAAGTTCCCTTTCCCCGAGGAGTCCTACAAAGGGCGCTACATCTACGACATCGCTCAGGAAGTGGTCGACGCCCGGGGCGAAGAGTTCCTCGACCAGCCGCTCGAAACGTCGCTGCCGTTCTTCAAAACTTACGCGGCCGGGCGCATCCTCGAGCAGATCAAGGACGAACTGGGCGAGTTCGGCGTCACGTTCGACAACTTTTTCTCCGAGAAGTCGCTGTACGACCGCGATCTCGTGCCGGCCGCCGTGCGGACGCTGAAGGAGCGAGGCCACCTCTACGAGCAGGACGAGGCGCTCTGGTTCCGCAGCACGGAGTACGGCGACGACAAGGACCGCGTGCTGATGCGCTCCAACGGAGTGCCCACCTACTTCACGTCGGACATCGCCTATCACAAGGAGAAGTTCGACCGCGGCTTCGAGCGCGTCGTCGACGTGTGGGGGCCGACCATCACGGTTACGTGCCGCGCATGA
- a CDS encoding DALR anticodon-binding domain-containing protein, with translation MGADHHGYVPRMKAAIEALGYDPKKFTILLIQFVNLLRDGEQVKMSTRSGQFVELQEVVREVGVDAARYYFLMRRSDSHLDFDLELAKSQSADNPVYYVQYAHARLCSILQKAAERGIAVPAVSAFDPDAIATPEEKRLFTKLAQFPDEVARAAADLEPHRIVTYVHELAGDFHSYYNNGSRILEESGALRDSHLLMIAAIRTVIANALRLLGISAPEKM, from the coding sequence GTGGGGGCCGACCATCACGGTTACGTGCCGCGCATGAAGGCCGCCATCGAAGCGCTGGGCTACGATCCGAAAAAGTTCACGATCCTGCTGATCCAGTTCGTCAACCTGCTGCGCGACGGCGAGCAGGTGAAGATGTCCACGCGCAGCGGCCAGTTCGTGGAGCTGCAGGAAGTGGTGAGGGAAGTCGGCGTCGACGCCGCGCGCTATTATTTCCTGATGCGCCGCAGTGACAGCCATCTCGACTTCGATCTCGAACTGGCTAAAAGCCAGTCGGCGGACAATCCCGTCTATTACGTGCAGTACGCTCACGCCCGCCTGTGCAGCATCCTGCAGAAGGCCGCCGAGAGGGGGATCGCCGTGCCCGCCGTCTCGGCCTTCGATCCCGACGCCATCGCCACGCCCGAGGAAAAACGCCTGTTCACCAAGCTGGCCCAGTTCCCCGACGAAGTGGCTCGGGCCGCGGCCGACCTCGAACCCCACCGCATCGTCACCTACGTTCACGAGCTGGCGGGCGATTTTCATTCGTATTACAACAACGGCAGCCGCATCCTCGAGGAATCCGGCGCGCTTCGGGACAGTCATCTGCTTATGATCGCCGCCATCCGCACGGTGATCGCCAACGCCTTGCGCCTGCTCGGCATCAGCGCGCCCGAAAAGATGTAG
- a CDS encoding amidohydrolase codes for MTKQELKDLACGIIDAHREQITALGDSVFAEPETGWKEFKTAAKIKGVFESLGYPTADEQCITGVIAQVRGRERKLKLAVMGELDALGVPDSPFADPRTGAAHMCGHHCMIAALSGVAYALHDRRVMDELSGDVALMAVPAEEFIEMGYRGRLRREGKIKMFGGKQEFIYRGLMDDVDMMVMQHTTPTEGEQETPVKANVGGTSNGFVSKEIFYAGKAAHAGGSPHNGVNALNAAKIGLVAIDAQRETFRDEDHIRVHPIVTKGGDTVNVVPADVRIETYVRGASVEAILDASRKVNRALKAGGDAVGAETIIDEVPGYLPMKPCGALQDVMYANLVQLLGEDAVGRSTPHSGGSTDAADVAALMPVVHAYIGGAAGVAHSKDYHIVDKDLAYIVAAKALTMTVIDLLADGAQIGLKIKADFKPQMTKREYIDTWVNMK; via the coding sequence ATGACGAAGCAGGAACTGAAAGACCTGGCGTGCGGGATCATCGACGCACACCGCGAGCAAATCACGGCGCTGGGCGACAGCGTTTTCGCCGAGCCGGAGACGGGCTGGAAGGAGTTCAAGACGGCGGCGAAGATCAAAGGAGTTTTCGAATCTCTGGGGTACCCGACGGCCGACGAACAGTGCATCACGGGCGTGATCGCCCAGGTCCGCGGCAGGGAAAGGAAGCTGAAGCTTGCCGTGATGGGCGAGCTGGACGCGCTCGGCGTGCCCGACAGCCCCTTCGCCGATCCTCGCACGGGGGCCGCGCACATGTGCGGCCATCACTGCATGATCGCGGCGCTGTCCGGCGTGGCCTACGCGCTGCACGACCGCCGCGTCATGGACGAGCTGAGCGGCGACGTGGCGCTGATGGCCGTGCCCGCCGAGGAATTCATCGAGATGGGCTACCGCGGCCGGCTGCGCCGCGAAGGCAAGATCAAAATGTTCGGCGGCAAGCAGGAGTTCATTTACCGCGGCCTGATGGACGACGTCGACATGATGGTCATGCAGCACACCACGCCGACCGAGGGCGAGCAGGAGACGCCGGTCAAGGCCAACGTCGGCGGCACGTCGAACGGATTCGTCAGCAAGGAAATCTTTTACGCCGGCAAGGCGGCCCATGCCGGCGGCTCGCCCCACAACGGCGTCAACGCGCTCAACGCGGCCAAGATCGGCCTCGTCGCCATCGACGCGCAGCGCGAGACGTTCCGCGACGAGGACCATATCCGCGTCCATCCCATCGTCACCAAGGGCGGCGACACCGTCAACGTCGTTCCGGCGGACGTGCGCATCGAAACTTACGTGCGCGGCGCCTCCGTCGAGGCGATCCTGGACGCTTCGCGAAAAGTCAACCGCGCGCTGAAAGCCGGCGGCGACGCCGTGGGGGCGGAAACGATCATCGACGAGGTGCCGGGCTACCTGCCGATGAAGCCGTGCGGCGCGCTTCAGGACGTGATGTACGCTAACCTTGTTCAGCTCTTGGGGGAAGACGCCGTCGGACGTTCCACGCCTCACAGCGGCGGCAGCACGGACGCGGCCGACGTGGCGGCGCTGATGCCCGTGGTCCACGCCTATATCGGCGGCGCGGCCGGGGTGGCGCACAGCAAGGACTACCATATCGTCGACAAGGATCTGGCGTATATCGTCGCCGCCAAGGCGCTGACGATGACGGTGATCGACCTGCTGGCCGACGGCGCCCAGATCGGCCTGAAGATCAAGGCGGATTTCAAGCCTCAAATGACCAAGCGGGAATACATCGACACGTGGGTCAACATGAAATGA
- a CDS encoding DUF3100 domain-containing protein, with amino-acid sequence MRDFFKDWKVHALCVVIALAAEALGVRKFQITPAVGFSLFPMLYAMAIGIVMGAWKLLSLETMKQASAYTTISVMFLTAKVASGIAPGLYKIYTEGKLGGTALALILQEFGNMGTAILGVPVAVFLFKMNRAAIGCTVSTSREGTIAIIGELYGLDSDEGIGVMGGYVTGTVLGTIFFGLMASLCARSGLFHPYALGAACGVGSASMMSASLGALQIEFPEMASTPTLPRR; translated from the coding sequence ATGCGGGATTTTTTCAAGGATTGGAAAGTGCATGCGCTGTGCGTCGTCATTGCGCTGGCCGCCGAGGCTCTCGGCGTAAGAAAGTTCCAGATCACGCCGGCGGTCGGTTTCAGCCTGTTCCCGATGCTGTACGCCATGGCCATCGGCATCGTCATGGGAGCGTGGAAGCTCCTTTCGCTGGAAACGATGAAGCAGGCCTCGGCCTATACCACGATCTCGGTCATGTTCCTGACGGCGAAGGTCGCTTCCGGCATCGCTCCCGGGCTTTATAAAATTTATACGGAAGGCAAACTCGGCGGCACGGCGCTGGCTTTGATCCTTCAGGAGTTCGGCAACATGGGCACGGCGATTCTCGGCGTGCCGGTCGCCGTCTTTCTGTTCAAGATGAACCGGGCCGCCATCGGCTGCACCGTCTCCACGTCGCGCGAAGGCACCATCGCCATTATCGGCGAGCTGTACGGCCTGGACAGCGACGAGGGGATCGGCGTCATGGGCGGTTATGTGACCGGCACCGTGCTGGGCACGATTTTCTTCGGACTGATGGCTTCTCTCTGCGCCCGTTCCGGCCTGTTCCATCCGTACGCGCTGGGAGCCGCCTGCGGCGTCGGTTCCGCTTCGATGATGTCCGCCTCGCTTGGCGCCCTGCAAATCGAGTTTCCCGAGATGGCCAGTACGCCTACACTTCCCAGGCGCTGA
- the rpsF gene encoding 30S ribosomal protein S6, translating to MVRSYEMMVIIDPTVEDHSVEVKAIEELVVKLGGEVAKTDVWGKRRLAYEIKKLTEGIYVVVEFKIDPDQLKELNRVLSLRPLIVRHLNVAADGK from the coding sequence GTGGTACGTTCATACGAAATGATGGTGATCATCGATCCCACCGTCGAGGACCACAGCGTGGAAGTCAAGGCTATCGAGGAGCTCGTCGTCAAACTCGGCGGCGAGGTCGCGAAGACCGACGTTTGGGGCAAGCGGCGTCTCGCTTACGAGATCAAGAAGCTGACCGAGGGCATTTACGTCGTCGTCGAGTTCAAGATCGACCCCGATCAGCTCAAGGAGCTTAACCGCGTTCTCAGCCTACGTCCGCTTATCGTTCGTC